In the Clostridium cellulovorans 743B genome, ACAAGGAATAGTTAGACCACAAGAGGAAATCTTTAAAGTGGCTAGTGGAACTACTGGAATCATTACTTCTATGAACTTAAAAGAAGGTATGGAGGTAAAGAAGGGTGATGTTTTAGTAAGCGTTAATGGTGAGGAAATATCACTAGAAAAGAATGCTTTAGAAAAAAGCTTAAAGGATAAGAACGCAGAGTTATCAGCAAATAATAAGCTTAAAAGTTCTGTGCTAGATGGAGTTAACCATCTAAATGCGGCCGATCCAGTGGAAGGTGAGTACAGTAAAAAGTACGATCTATATGCTAAAAATTTAGAGAGTGGCAATACTGAGGCTAATTCTGTAGAAGTTCAGAAAAACAGCCTTCAGGAAACCATAAATGACTTAAATACTCTTTTAAAATCTGTAGAAGAGGAACACAACTATTTTGATCAAGCACATTATATGTATTATCAATATGAGGATTATGAAATTAGCTTGAAGGCTTATAGAGAGCAAATACAAAAGGATCAAAACAATATAAATACATATCAAGGAACTTTAAATACCCTTATAAGCAAAGGAACACTTGATGAGGCTCAGCAAGCTAAAAAGGAGAGTTTGGAGGCTAATATTCAGACCTTAAAAGATAGAATAGATGCAACAAATCTTGAAATAACCAAGTTAAAGAACAGTCAAAGACTAACAATCAGAAACAGAATATCAGAAGCTCAAAGCAAATTAAAGGAAACTACCGCAATTTCCTCAAGCAATTCTTATAAGGAACAATATATTTCTAATTTGGATAGCACAATTGCTTCTTTAGAAACTGCTATTTCTGAATTAAAGCTTAACTTAGATTTAGCATCAGCTAAGGTTGCAGCAACGACAATTAAAGCTGAGTATGATGGAGTTATAAACCTAAGTAATGCATTTAAGGTTGGAGATGTGGTCCAACCAGGAACGGAGCTTGCAAAGATAATTCCTAAGGATAATTCTGAATTCGTAGTAGATACATATATTGAAAATGTTAGCTTTGGTGAAATATCTGAAGGCAAGGATGTTATTATCGAATTTATGGCATTGCCTCAAAGTGAATATGGAGTAGTTAAAAGCAAATTAACAAATATAAGTACCGACGCAAAGGTTAATGAGCAACAAGGTAGCTATTATACGGCTACTTGTAGTATTCCAACTACTTTCATGACAAAGAAGGATGGAACAAAGGTGGACATTAGAAATGGAATGTTGGTCCAAGTTAGAATAATAAATAGAGAAGTAACTTATATGAGGTATTTTCTTGAAAGCCTTAGTATATTGAATTAATAAGATCTAAGTAATATTATAAGGTAACATATAAGTTTTAAATAATACTCCTCGAATAGTTGTACAACTTCGTATTAAAGGGTAACATATAAGTACAAAGGCAAAACTATATCTAAGACTTATTTAATAGTTAGAAGCTGCTATAAGTTATGAAACAACTTTAAAGAAGTATATACATAATAAACAAGATAATATCTTTTGAGAAAACACAGTTATGAGAAGCGGACGCAAAATAACTGTGTTTTTGCATTCCACATAAAGTTTGCAATTAAACCATAAATTTGGTTTAATGATGGGTGAATGTATTAATAGTAAAAAAATATAAGTCTTGGGGAGGAAAAGATAATGTTAAGGAAGAAAAAGAAATTTATCAGTAAGGTATTACTTGTAAGCATGTGTGCCAGTATAGTCCCAGCGACAGTAGCCTTGGCAGAAGAAAATACTGCTACTCAAGAAAACGTATCCAATGGTCTTACACCGACGCCAACAACTAGTCAACTACGAGGAACAGCTTCAATATCATTAAAATCTAATGCAACAACAGGATATTCATGGACATATTCTATTGTTCAAGGAGACAGTATAGTGCAAACTTTAAAAGGATATAGATCAGATGATACTTCAGGAACTATAGATGGTAGTGGTGGAACTGATTTTTGGCAATTTAAAAGCGTAAAGGAAGGCTCAACTACACTGAGATTTCAATACTCACGTTCAGGGGAGAACACTGTAGCTGAAACAAGGGAATTTATTGTTACTGTTGATAACACAATGAATATAACAGTAAAGGAAACTGGTAAAACAGCACAAATAAAATTAGAATCCAATCCTTCAACAGGTTATCAATGGAGCTATATTGGTATGCAAAAAAGTGTTTTAGTAGAGGATTCAAAGATATATGTAACAGCTGCTGAGCAAGAGGGTAAAATTGGTAGTGGAGGAACAGATATTTGGATATTTAGGGGTTTGCAGGAGGGACCAGTTATACTAGAATTTAAATATCGATATCCATGGACAGGACCTGCAATTAAGACTAAATTTTTTAAGCTTACAGTAGATAAAGAGCTTAATGTTGATGTAACATATCTAGGAGAGCCGACTTCTCAGACATTCAATGATATAAATGGGGATGGTAAGGTTAACCTAATTGATTTTGCACTATTAAAAAAATATCTATTAGACAATACAGTTGTTATAAATAAAGATTTAGCAGATAGAAATTGTGATGGAAAGATTAATGCAATTGATGCTGCATTATTAAAAAAGGCTCTTTTAGCTTAAAGAGTTTTGTAATAAACCTAGGGTTTAGTTGAAGCCAGAATAAAGAATTACAGCCAGTTTTGTAGAGGCTAGGATATGTAATACAAGTTTATAAATCGCAGTAAGTACATATATATATGGAATAAACAAGATAATATCTTTAGAAAACACAGTTATGAGAAGCGGACGCAAAATAACTGTGTTTTTGTATTTCAGCTTATCCTAAGGCTTTTCTATAAACAAAGATGAGAGTCAGTATTTATATATAAGTTCAGGTGAATAAACAAAAATTGGCTTGTGTAGGTATATATAAGTTCAGAGTATAACTCCCATTGATTTCAGTAAGGGGTATATGTACGTAAATGCAGAAATATTATTGGAATTTATCTAGTTGTATGGCTGGATAATTGGGTGGTTAGATAAGTTGAACAATTGTATGGTACATAAATTAAGCAAGTTGAGCAATTAGATGGTTATATAAATTGCAATAAGACATTTGTATACATGAACAAAGATTCAAATGGTGTTTACAAATATGATATAAATTTAATATAATAATGCACGATTGTATAATTAGATAAAAATATCTATTTTTAGGGAGGAAAAGATAATGTTAAAGAAAAAAAGAACATTTATTAGCAAGATATTACTTGCGAGTATGTGCGTAAGTATAGTGCCAGCTACAGTAGCCTTGGCAGAGGAAAATGCTGTTATTCAAGAAAACGTATCCAACGACATTGAGGTAATACCAATGTTTGGTGAGCCTCAAGCAACAACTTCACTAGCATTAAAGTCTAATGCTTCAACGGGTTATTCATGGAAATATACTGTTGTTCAAGGAGACAGTATAGTAGAATCTTCAAAAAGCTATATGCCAGATGATACTTCAGGAACTATAGATGGTAGTGGTGGAACCGATATTTGGATATTTAAAAGTTTAAAGGAAGGTTCAACTACTCTAAGATTTGAATATTCACGTTCATGGGAAAAAGATGAAGTTGAAACAAAAGAATTTGTTATTACTGTTGATAGCAAAATGAATACTACTGTAAAAGAAACTACTAAAGGAACAGCACAAATACAATTAAAAGCTAATCCTACAACAGGTTGTTCATGGAGATACAGTGTTGTTCAAGGAGAAAGTATAGAAGAGGCTTCAACATTATATGTAACAGATGCTGTGCCAGCAGATATAGACGGTAGTGGCGGAACTGATATCTGGGTATTTAAAGGTTTAAAGGAAGGTTCAACTCTATTAAAGTTTGAATACTTACAATCATGGTTAGAAAACGCATTTTACACAAAATATTTTAATCTTGCAGTTGATAAGGATCTTAATGTTACTATAACAGAGGTGGCAGAACCACCAAAAGATGGTCCATCTTCTCAAATAAACTATGATATAAATGGAGATAGTAAGGTTAGTCTAATTGACCTTGTACTATTAAAAAAATATCTATTAGACAATACAGTTGTTATAAATAAAGATGCAGCAGACATAAATCGTGATGGACAGATTAATGCAATTGATGTTGCATTATTAAGAAAGGTTCTTTTAACTTAAAGAGATTTGTGATGAACATAAAAGGCTAGTTGAAAATAGAATAAAGAATTTGAACTAGCCTTTTAAATATCAAGATATATGACAGTAAAAGTTCGTAGTGTATATTTTTGGGGAGGAAAAGACAATGTTAAAGAAAAAAAGAACATTTATTAGCAAGATATTACTTGTGAGTATGTGCGCAAGTATAGTACCGGCGACAGTAGCTTTGGCGGGAGAAAATGCTGTTGTTAAAAAAAGTAAATCTAATGAAATTCAAATAATACCGATGCCTGGTAATGTTAAAGAGAGTACTTCAATATCATTAAAATCTAATGCTACAACAGGCTATTCATGGAAGTATACTGTTGTTCAAGGAGACAGTATAATACAGACTTTAAAAAGCTATAGACCAGATGATACTTCAGGAACTATAGATGGCAGTGGTGGAACTGATACTTGGACATTTAAAGGTTCAAAGGAAGGTTCAACTACACTAAGATTTGAATACTCACGTTCATGGGAAGAAAGTCCAGTTGATACAAGAGAATTTATTATCACCGTTGATGGTGATATGAATATGACTGTAAAAGAAACTACAAAGGGAACAGCATCAATACAATTAAGGTCAGATACTACAACAGAAGCGTGTTCATGGAGATATAGCGTTGTTCAAGGAGATAGTATAGTAGAATCTTCAAAGGAATTTATAGAATATCCTGTGTGGACAGGTATATATGGTAGTGGTGGAAGAAATATTTGGGTATTTAAAGGCTTGAAGGAAGGTTCAACGACATTAAAGTTCGAATACCTACGTCCAACAGAAGGAGACGTAGCTGAGATAAGAGATTTTAATCTTACAGTTGATAAGGACCTTAATGTTTCTGTAACAGAGTTATCAGATCAATCAAAAGCGGGTCCATCTTCACAAAGAGTCGCTGATATAAACGGAGATGGTAATGTTAACCTAATTGACCTTGCACTATTAAAGAAGTATCTAAAAGATAATACAATTGGTATAAGTAAGTATGTAGGAGACTTAAATCGTGATGGACAGATTAATTCAACGGATGTTAACTTATTAAAAATGGCTCTTTTAAGGTGAAAAAGTTTGTCATGAACCTAAGTGGCTAATTGAAAAGAGGTTAAAGAATTGGAATTAGTGTTGTATATGCCATTATAGATAACACTAATTCAATATAGAGCTATAGATGTATGTTGAATTTTGTTAGGTCATATGACATTAGTTCATTATAGGACTAGAGATATAATCTCTGATAATGTTGAATTTGGTTAGAGTATATAACGTTAGTTCATTATAGAAGGAATAGTTGAAATAATTGAGCGTGTACATAGTTTCTTCTTTTTATTTACTTAAAATTAATATTTAAGCATACCTTACTTAAAAGACGCAAATTGGAACAAACAACAAATGGTGGTATAATGTAGAAAAGAATAAAAATGTCTATTTTAGGGAGGAAAAAGAGATGCTAAGGGGAAATAAAAAATTCATAAGTAAGGTATTGCTAGTAAGCATGTGCACAAGTCTAACTCCAACTACATTAACCTTTGCGGTAGATAATGTAAACGTTCAAAACACGGGGACCAGTGTAGTTCAAACAACAGATGCACCTAATGCTGCATCAGATTTTCTATTTGATTCAGCTACAGGAAAAATAACAAAATACACTGGTCCTGATACAACAGTAGTTATACCAAGTGAAATCAATGGGGTTACTGTAAAAGGTATAGGGGCAGAGGCTTTTAGCTACAATAAGGATTTAATAAGTGTGGAGATTCCAGATACCGTAACAATTATAGGTAGTAGAGCATTCTATAATTGTTTTGGTCTAACTAGTGTAAAACTTCCAAGTAATTTAGCAACTATAGAAAATAGTACTTTTGAAAACTGTACAAGCTTATCGGGTATAGACATTCCAAGCTCTGTAACATCTATAGGAAATAGTGCTTTTTGGAGTTGTGAAAGCTTAACAAGTGTATCTATTCCAAATGGTGTAAAGGTAATAGGAAGCAGTGCCTTTGAACATTGTCAAAAAATAAAAACTATAACTATCCCAGCTACTGTAACTAGTATAGGAAGTGGAGCTTTTTGGAGTTGTAAAGCCTTAACAAGTCTAGTTATTCCAGAAGGTGTAACAAATATAGAAAGTTATACTTTTTATGATTGTAACAGTTTAACTAGCGTTACATTACCAAGTAGTTTGACCAGTATTGGAACTAATGCCTTTAAGTATTGTAATACCTTGCCAAGCATAGA is a window encoding:
- a CDS encoding protease inhibitor I42 family protein, producing MLKKKRTFISKILLASMCVSIVPATVALAEENAVIQENVSNDIEVIPMFGEPQATTSLALKSNASTGYSWKYTVVQGDSIVESSKSYMPDDTSGTIDGSGGTDIWIFKSLKEGSTTLRFEYSRSWEKDEVETKEFVITVDSKMNTTVKETTKGTAQIQLKANPTTGCSWRYSVVQGESIEEASTLYVTDAVPADIDGSGGTDIWVFKGLKEGSTLLKFEYLQSWLENAFYTKYFNLAVDKDLNVTITEVAEPPKDGPSSQINYDINGDSKVSLIDLVLLKKYLLDNTVVINKDAADINRDGQINAIDVALLRKVLLT
- a CDS encoding HlyD family efflux transporter periplasmic adaptor subunit, giving the protein MRYKIEYLDELTDSREILQAKPRGFSRYMMYIIIALLAAILTWSCFAKKQITVKSQGIVRPQEEIFKVASGTTGIITSMNLKEGMEVKKGDVLVSVNGEEISLEKNALEKSLKDKNAELSANNKLKSSVLDGVNHLNAADPVEGEYSKKYDLYAKNLESGNTEANSVEVQKNSLQETINDLNTLLKSVEEEHNYFDQAHYMYYQYEDYEISLKAYREQIQKDQNNINTYQGTLNTLISKGTLDEAQQAKKESLEANIQTLKDRIDATNLEITKLKNSQRLTIRNRISEAQSKLKETTAISSSNSYKEQYISNLDSTIASLETAISELKLNLDLASAKVAATTIKAEYDGVINLSNAFKVGDVVQPGTELAKIIPKDNSEFVVDTYIENVSFGEISEGKDVIIEFMALPQSEYGVVKSKLTNISTDAKVNEQQGSYYTATCSIPTTFMTKKDGTKVDIRNGMLVQVRIINREVTYMRYFLESLSILN
- a CDS encoding protease inhibitor I42 family protein is translated as MLKKKRTFISKILLVSMCASIVPATVALAGENAVVKKSKSNEIQIIPMPGNVKESTSISLKSNATTGYSWKYTVVQGDSIIQTLKSYRPDDTSGTIDGSGGTDTWTFKGSKEGSTTLRFEYSRSWEESPVDTREFIITVDGDMNMTVKETTKGTASIQLRSDTTTEACSWRYSVVQGDSIVESSKEFIEYPVWTGIYGSGGRNIWVFKGLKEGSTTLKFEYLRPTEGDVAEIRDFNLTVDKDLNVSVTELSDQSKAGPSSQRVADINGDGNVNLIDLALLKKYLKDNTIGISKYVGDLNRDGQINSTDVNLLKMALLR
- a CDS encoding protease inhibitor I42 family protein, with translation MLRKKKKFISKVLLVSMCASIVPATVALAEENTATQENVSNGLTPTPTTSQLRGTASISLKSNATTGYSWTYSIVQGDSIVQTLKGYRSDDTSGTIDGSGGTDFWQFKSVKEGSTTLRFQYSRSGENTVAETREFIVTVDNTMNITVKETGKTAQIKLESNPSTGYQWSYIGMQKSVLVEDSKIYVTAAEQEGKIGSGGTDIWIFRGLQEGPVILEFKYRYPWTGPAIKTKFFKLTVDKELNVDVTYLGEPTSQTFNDINGDGKVNLIDFALLKKYLLDNTVVINKDLADRNCDGKINAIDAALLKKALLA